A single region of the Candidatus Neomarinimicrobiota bacterium genome encodes:
- a CDS encoding methyltransferase domain-containing protein — protein KIPLPDCSVDVVSLHMVVEHLETLPDDLSDIERILKPNGKMIILTTNKWSPLIFLPKLVSDRLKQFLIGKIFNEDDQDIFRTHHRLNSPTRVKRNINTLHFKKLIMIEQTSLNSRLLFWIFLVPYILTLAKGFQYLRSNILAIYQKET, from the coding sequence AAAGATCCCTCTGCCTGATTGTTCTGTTGATGTTGTTTCCCTGCATATGGTAGTAGAGCACCTGGAGACTTTACCGGATGATCTATCCGATATTGAAAGAATTTTAAAACCAAATGGCAAAATGATTATTCTCACAACCAATAAGTGGAGTCCTCTGATCTTTTTACCAAAACTGGTGTCTGATAGACTTAAGCAGTTCCTCATCGGGAAGATCTTCAATGAAGATGACCAGGATATCTTCAGAACTCACCATCGTTTAAATTCTCCAACCAGAGTTAAACGAAACATCAACACTCTGCATTTCAAGAAATTAATCATGATCGAGCAAACTTCATTGAACAGCCGCTTGCTTTTCTGGATCTTTCTGGTTCCATATATCCTGACCCTAGCAAAAGGTTTTCAATATCTAAGAAGTAATATTCTAGCTATCTATCAAAAGGAAACATGA
- a CDS encoding sodium/proline symporter: MDPVTLGFILYLTLIMGVGFYTARLTRSMKDFALGGNRLGPWAIAFSERASGESAWLILGLPGAALVAGLLELWTVVGCVAGITFSWFIIAKRLRLATERHDVLTLPELFAKRFKDDQGTVRVLASLIITFFFTFYVAAQFSGAGKVLNVTFGITQLQGMLLGAVIIVFYTLMGGFLAVAWTDLVQGVIMIGTLVILPAVAFIELNALPSAEFVLEPSTLFGGKAGMAAFSAAIGGLSWGLGYMGQPHLVTRYMAIDKPENIKISRRIAISWAVPAFFGSLFIGLTGYFLLNSGTLLFEGQLLGSVASLDDPEKLMPIMAQNLLHPWIAGIFISGAIAAMMSTADSQLLVSTTVLTEDLIANYFGKLKDRFDLLFIGRMLTIVIGLVAFYLAWQSHDLVFEMVSYAWGGLGASFGPALLLILWWKKISKAGVIAGMISGTFFTVVDLFGEWVTARFSAFVIAFAAVLIFSYLIPDKDSAK, translated from the coding sequence ATGGATCCCGTAACCCTTGGTTTTATTCTCTATCTGACCCTTATCATGGGTGTCGGATTCTATACGGCTCGTCTCACACGCTCCATGAAAGATTTTGCTTTGGGCGGAAACCGGTTAGGGCCCTGGGCAATCGCTTTTTCAGAACGAGCCTCCGGTGAATCAGCCTGGTTGATCCTGGGACTCCCTGGAGCGGCCCTGGTAGCCGGACTATTGGAATTGTGGACAGTCGTGGGCTGTGTGGCCGGTATCACTTTTTCCTGGTTCATCATTGCCAAACGACTGCGCCTGGCGACTGAGAGACATGATGTGCTGACGTTACCCGAACTTTTTGCCAAGCGGTTTAAAGATGATCAGGGCACTGTCCGGGTTCTGGCGTCCCTGATCATTACTTTCTTTTTTACTTTTTACGTGGCAGCCCAGTTCTCCGGTGCTGGAAAAGTACTGAATGTCACTTTTGGGATCACCCAGCTTCAGGGCATGCTCCTGGGTGCTGTTATCATTGTTTTTTACACTCTGATGGGTGGTTTTCTAGCTGTAGCCTGGACTGACCTGGTACAGGGTGTTATTATGATTGGCACCCTGGTGATATTACCCGCTGTTGCTTTTATTGAGCTCAATGCGCTACCCTCAGCTGAGTTTGTCCTCGAACCTTCAACTCTTTTTGGAGGTAAGGCGGGTATGGCGGCTTTTTCCGCCGCCATTGGCGGTCTGAGTTGGGGTCTCGGGTACATGGGGCAACCCCATCTTGTGACCCGCTACATGGCTATTGACAAACCTGAAAATATTAAGATCAGCCGCCGTATCGCCATTTCATGGGCAGTACCCGCCTTCTTTGGCAGTCTGTTTATCGGCCTGACCGGCTACTTCCTGCTCAATTCGGGAACGCTTTTGTTTGAGGGTCAACTCCTGGGTTCTGTTGCCTCCCTGGATGACCCGGAAAAGCTCATGCCTATTATGGCACAAAACCTACTCCACCCCTGGATTGCCGGAATCTTTATCTCTGGCGCCATTGCAGCCATGATGTCCACAGCTGATAGTCAACTGCTGGTTTCCACCACGGTACTCACTGAGGATTTGATCGCCAATTATTTCGGCAAACTGAAAGATCGGTTTGACCTGTTGTTTATCGGCAGAATGCTAACCATCGTCATCGGACTGGTCGCCTTTTACCTGGCCTGGCAATCCCATGATCTGGTCTTTGAAATGGTCAGCTACGCCTGGGGTGGCTTGGGAGCATCTTTTGGACCAGCTCTTTTACTGATCCTCTGGTGGAAAAAGATAAGCAAGGCCGGTGTAATTGCCGGTATGATCAGTGGAACCTTCTTCACTGTGGTTGATCTTTTTGGTGAATGGGTGACCGCTCGCTTTTCAGCTTTTGTGATCGCCTTTGCAGCTGTACTTATTTTCTCATATCTGATACCAGATAAGGATTCAGCCAAATAA
- a CDS encoding CsgG/HfaB family protein: MGNKQLFLGFWIILIVISLTSCAFFSEYGKLERSAREAYSRADYDTAVFMLARSLQLEQDYEKSQILAADAFLMANRLHQKRIEELNMSSEKFRYDELVREYQTLVNLHEAMQVLPPIRHPKTSIPLEFPIVNYAGELGEAKEQAARSHYLAGESLALSEAMDDQKAAAKEFKKALGFVSQYKDAAIRYELSRKAGIKRIALFPFDDLSGKRKRYGSVEELVVDQMVTSVMKDASATEFLELISRDQLDRVINEQKLGLSGMVNEESAMEVGAILGVHEIITGKITQIIYTPVQTVHRDFKETSKVVAKTEKYKDKDGKTKTRKIYKDVEAQVRLYTRTSKAVIKGSYKIVDIRTAKLVKSEAFEGKADFSAEWVTFRGDERALKYRTLKLAKKGETVAPVAEEMVSRAAADLANSLSATIKIYAR, translated from the coding sequence ATGGGAAATAAACAGCTATTTCTGGGTTTTTGGATCATATTAATAGTGATCAGTTTGACTTCTTGCGCATTTTTTAGTGAGTATGGAAAGCTGGAACGCTCAGCCAGGGAAGCTTATAGCCGAGCTGATTATGACACAGCAGTCTTTATGCTTGCCAGGAGTTTACAGCTTGAGCAGGACTATGAAAAGAGTCAGATTCTGGCGGCAGATGCTTTTCTCATGGCCAATCGGTTGCATCAAAAGCGCATCGAAGAATTGAATATGAGTTCTGAAAAATTCAGATACGATGAACTCGTACGTGAATATCAGACCCTGGTGAATCTGCATGAGGCCATGCAGGTTTTGCCTCCTATTCGTCATCCCAAAACCTCAATCCCACTGGAATTTCCCATCGTAAATTATGCTGGTGAACTAGGTGAAGCAAAAGAACAGGCTGCACGGTCGCACTACCTTGCCGGTGAAAGTTTGGCTCTATCTGAAGCGATGGATGACCAAAAAGCCGCTGCCAAGGAATTCAAAAAAGCATTGGGCTTTGTTTCGCAGTACAAAGATGCAGCGATCCGTTATGAACTGAGTCGAAAAGCCGGTATTAAAAGGATTGCCCTTTTTCCCTTTGATGATCTCAGTGGCAAGCGGAAACGATATGGTTCAGTTGAAGAGTTGGTTGTGGATCAGATGGTAACATCTGTCATGAAGGATGCTTCTGCTACCGAATTTCTGGAACTTATCAGCCGCGATCAATTGGATAGAGTGATAAATGAACAAAAACTAGGTCTCTCAGGAATGGTAAATGAAGAATCTGCCATGGAGGTGGGAGCCATTCTGGGGGTTCATGAGATCATTACTGGAAAGATCACTCAGATCATTTATACACCGGTTCAAACTGTGCACAGGGATTTCAAAGAAACCAGTAAAGTTGTTGCCAAGACTGAAAAATATAAAGATAAGGATGGCAAGACCAAAACTCGTAAGATCTACAAGGATGTGGAAGCACAGGTCAGGCTCTATACCCGGACTAGCAAAGCTGTGATCAAGGGTTCCTATAAGATCGTTGACATCAGGACAGCGAAATTGGTGAAAAGTGAAGCATTTGAAGGCAAGGCCGACTTCAGCGCGGAATGGGTGACCTTCAGGGGTGATGAGAGAGCTTTAAAATACCGTACTTTAAAATTGGCAAAGAAGGGCGAAACGGTTGCCCCGGTTGCCGAGGAAATGGTCAGTAGGGCAGCGGCTGATCTGGCAAATTCTTTGAGTGCCACGATCAAGATCTACGCAAGGTAG
- a CDS encoding STAS domain-containing protein — protein sequence MKFETEIKDNTLIVRVKNTTFDIRGVKAFKRDIFMAIAESDFKNIMINMENVRMVDSTGLGGLLFAKRQATIKKGECYLVKPQQKIKSLIKISKLEDVFTIVDSEADVVKD from the coding sequence ATGAAATTTGAAACTGAAATAAAAGATAATACACTTATTGTAAGAGTCAAAAATACCACTTTTGATATTCGTGGCGTGAAAGCCTTTAAACGCGATATTTTCATGGCTATTGCTGAATCTGATTTTAAGAATATTATGATCAATATGGAAAATGTGCGTATGGTGGATAGTACAGGACTAGGCGGGTTGCTTTTTGCCAAAAGACAGGCAACTATTAAAAAAGGTGAGTGCTATTTAGTGAAACCACAACAGAAAATCAAGTCGTTGATCAAGATATCCAAGTTAGAGGATGTGTTTACTATTGTTGATAGTGAAGCAGATGTGGTAAAAGACTGA
- a CDS encoding 1-acyl-sn-glycerol-3-phosphate acyltransferase, whose translation MHKFKRAIRNFGGLSIKLMILPGLLSLIGSERTLSATGSLEWATICFLLGLGLAGILFSDMLILRYGDGTLHFSTIATRLVDVGFYARNRHPAFWFFSSYQLGVLLLFFGFTPNAILLWLGVTSGCILFLLFVQENLLIRSLGKRYINYKKNTPFLHWKLQIPEHQSVRLLPQLVWLFGMLVLRNWYKIKVSGKEHIPHDKPFILVANHESYLDPFLFGIFLPFEIQFVTTADVFTTPLMRFLLKGIGTFPMRRHRQDLKSIRTMIRMIKRGQVVGIFPEGGRSIDGSPLPILKETLKLIQHSKVPILPVHLDGAYEIWPRWAPNRRRGQVSATFKPIIAVEDQSDLDKLETQIQAAIFAQSKSFRRVKTSDVTKGLDNFLWACCKCHAHNSITVTSPREIKCSHCGSVWHVANDYSLSQVDSAQIHSLPSWLRTIRVKALEYSLDPPDCITLAPEEHAFLNSALEKFTSEAGAEIEADLTLTLTNQRFCLMQQDQELESWALNSITIFTMDYYNAISIGVGGLRYTFFLSRGEISLKWQTYFEALKAKIA comes from the coding sequence ATGCATAAATTCAAGCGAGCTATTCGTAACTTTGGGGGTCTTTCGATCAAACTTATGATCCTCCCCGGCTTGCTTAGCCTGATTGGATCTGAACGAACACTTTCTGCAACTGGCTCATTGGAATGGGCGACGATCTGCTTCCTTCTGGGACTTGGTTTGGCTGGAATCCTTTTTTCGGACATGCTGATCTTGCGTTACGGTGATGGAACCCTGCATTTCTCAACAATTGCCACCCGCCTTGTGGATGTGGGATTCTATGCTCGTAATCGTCATCCTGCTTTTTGGTTCTTCTCGAGCTACCAATTGGGTGTATTGCTACTATTTTTCGGATTCACACCAAATGCTATTCTATTATGGCTTGGAGTGACTTCAGGCTGCATCCTTTTTTTGTTATTCGTTCAAGAAAATCTATTGATCCGTTCTTTGGGCAAACGTTATATCAATTATAAAAAAAACACTCCCTTTCTGCATTGGAAACTGCAAATCCCTGAACATCAATCAGTCCGATTACTTCCTCAGTTGGTTTGGTTGTTCGGGATGCTGGTTTTACGCAATTGGTATAAGATTAAGGTTTCTGGAAAAGAACATATCCCCCACGACAAACCTTTTATACTGGTGGCAAACCATGAGAGCTACCTCGATCCCTTCCTTTTCGGGATATTTTTACCTTTTGAGATCCAGTTTGTAACAACTGCTGATGTGTTTACTACCCCTCTGATGCGTTTCCTGCTAAAGGGGATCGGAACTTTCCCCATGAGAAGGCATCGCCAGGATCTAAAATCAATACGAACCATGATCAGGATGATCAAACGCGGTCAGGTAGTGGGGATATTCCCTGAAGGTGGTCGCTCAATCGATGGTTCTCCCCTGCCCATCCTGAAAGAAACTTTGAAATTGATCCAGCACAGTAAAGTTCCCATTTTGCCAGTTCACTTAGATGGTGCTTACGAAATTTGGCCAAGATGGGCACCTAATCGACGACGAGGACAGGTATCTGCCACTTTTAAGCCAATTATAGCAGTAGAAGATCAATCGGATCTGGATAAACTTGAGACGCAGATCCAAGCAGCAATATTCGCACAATCCAAATCATTCCGTCGAGTTAAGACCAGTGACGTCACCAAGGGGCTGGATAATTTTTTATGGGCTTGCTGTAAATGTCACGCGCATAATTCCATTACTGTCACTTCACCTCGTGAGATCAAATGCTCTCATTGTGGATCAGTGTGGCATGTAGCAAATGATTATTCCTTATCCCAGGTAGATTCTGCTCAAATTCACTCACTTCCATCATGGTTGAGAACGATTAGAGTCAAGGCTCTGGAATATTCGCTGGATCCACCTGATTGCATAACTTTAGCCCCTGAAGAGCACGCTTTTCTTAACTCGGCATTGGAAAAATTTACAAGTGAAGCAGGTGCTGAAATAGAGGCTGATCTGACCCTGACCCTCACAAATCAACGTTTTTGCTTAATGCAGCAGGATCAGGAATTAGAGTCATGGGCTTTGAACAGCATTACGATTTTCACTATGGATTATTATAATGCCATCTCCATAGGTGTCGGAGGGCTACGGTATACCTTCTTCCTGTCAAGAGGTGAAATTAGTTTAAAATGGCAGACCTATTTTGAGGCACTTAAAGCAAAAATAGCCTGA